The Candidatus Hydrogenedentota bacterium DNA segment ATCCGGATAATAGCCGCTACCTCGGGGGCTTAGGTCTCGCCTACACCAGCCTGGGGAAATACGCCGAAGCATTTGCCCATCTGGTCCGCGCATTGGACGTCGACTTTCAAAACGCCCCCCTCACGATGCATCTCATTGCTGCCGCGCGCGCGTCGAACCGTTTGTCCGATGCCGAGCCCATTGTGAAGCGGTTCGTGGATTTCTTCCCAGGAACAAAGGAAGTCGGATACGCGTATGCGGAACTGCTGTGCGATCTGGGAAAGAAGGACGCGGCGCGCGATGCCCTGGACACATTGCTTATGCTTGCTCCAGACTATGAGCCGGCCCTTGCACTGCTGGCGGCATTGGATAGACGCGAGGTATGAAACCCGCGTCTGCATGGATTGAATCACTCTCTAGCGTAGAGGTTCCTTCCTCGATTGCGCTTGTTCAAGGACCTGGCGCGAACCCTTCGATCACCATCGATGGCGTTTACCTCCACAGCAAGTATCGCCCCCGCGAAGAGGCAGAAGCGCTCATCGACTCCCTTGAGTTGGCGCAGACCGAGCCCGTGCTCGTTGTGGGCCTCGGACTTGGTTATCACGTACAAGTCTTGCTGGAGCGGGGCTTCGACGTGTGCGCCGTCGAATGTGAACCGGCGGTCGCCAAGCTTGCGTTGCAGGGGTCGTTAAAAAACACGGAGTTCCTTCTAGCCGTCGGCTGCGCTGACGCATTGTCGCGAGATTCGGAACTCTTGGCGTTTCTCAAGAAACATCCACAGGTTCTGCTCCACCCGCCCACTGCGCGTGTTCGAAGCGCTTTTGTCTCCGAAATTGAACGGCTTGTAGCGCGGGCAGGCATTGAGGGCGAACGCCTGGGGATTGCTGTCGTGGGGCCGATGTACGGTGGGTCGCTGCCGATAGCAAAGTATCTCGCGGATGCCTTCACAGCGCTTGGTCACCGAACGTTGTATGTGGACAACAGCAGTATCTGGCCCGTTTATCAAGCCATCACCCAGAGCATTGAGACACGTCAGGCCAACTCCCAACTGTCCGCGATGCTGGTGAACCTTGCCGGCGAGTGGAGCTATGCGCGTGTTGCGGAGTTCGATCCGAACATCTGCATCGTGATGGCGCAGGCTCCGGTCGGGGCGGATTGGCCTGCGAGACTCAACAAGAATGAGATCGTCACGGCATTCTGGTTTGTAGAGAATTGGCGCCATATGACGTACTGGCGCGATATCGCGTCTCGCTACGATTACTTCTTCCATATTCAACCCGGCGAGTTTGAACGCCAATTGAGGGAGGCTGGATGCCCCCATCATGCCTACGTTCAAACGGCCTGCGATCCCCGCGTACACAAACCCGTGGAATTGACGAGCGACGACGAACGCACCTACGGATGCGATCTGTCGTTTGCCGGCGCTGGGTACCATAACCGTAATCAGTTCTTTCAGGGTCTTACGGACTACAACTTCAAGATTTGGGGTGTCGAATGGCAGGCTCGGGAACTCATCAATCACGTTCAGAATCCGAACGAGCGTTTCGGCCCCGAGGAATTCGCGAAGATCGTGGCTGCCTCGAAGATTAATCTGAATCTGCACTCCAGCGCCACGCACAATGGCGTCGATCCCCACTGCGATGCCATCAATCCACGCGTATTTGAAATAGCCGCTTGCGGCGGTTTTCAGCTCTGTGACCCTTGCCGTGGACTGGATACATTGCTCGATCCCGAAACGGAATTACCCGTCTATCGCGACTTGCCTGAACTGCGAGCCCTCATCGACCGGTTTCTTGAGAGCCCTGAAGAGCGCCAGGCTTTTGCCGACCGCGCCAGGTCGCGTGTGTTGAGAGACCACACTTATGAGAAGCGCGCCCAGCAAATGCTCGATCTGATCGTGGACCAGCACGGTTCCCGTATACTTAGCAAGGGAATTCGTGCGCTTCGTACCGTGGGGGAAATGGCGGAACGTGTTGGCGTCGATACCGCCCTCGGCAGATACCTTCAGTCTCTGCCGAAGGATCTGCCCTTTACTCAAGAAGCCATCAACGAGCGCATTCCCGTGATGGGAACCAAGCTTAGCTATCCGGAAGCTCTGTTCTCCTATCTTCGGGAGATGCGCAACTCGTCAGAACAAATACTCGCGATGTTCGAGGGCGTGTAACACCATGAGCGACTGCGAGCGGCCCATTCGAATACTCGTTGCCCAGATGACACGCATGGGCGATGTACTTCAGACATCCCCCCTCATCCGCTCGCTGCGCACACGCCATCCTGACGGACACATCGCGGTCATGGTCCGACGTATGGGCAAGTCCATTGCCGAATGCAATCCCGATATCGACGAAGTGCTCGTGTACGAAGAGGACACGATGTTTCAAGATCTCAAGTCGGGCGACTCTGACCGCTTCCTCCACGCGTACGAGACGGCAGGCGCATATGCCACGACGATTCGGGATGGCCGCTACGATGTGATTTACAACTGCACGCACAGTTTCTCTTCGGCCATTCTCTTCGCGGCTGCGGGCGCGCCTGAAGTTATTGGCGCGCATCTGAGCGACGATTGGCGCTATGTCATCCGTGGGCGCGGGCCAAACTACTTCTTCACAAGTATCCTTCATCGTGAATACAACAACCTGAACCTCTGTGACGCGTTCCGATTCTTCCTCGTTGATCCTCCGGCATCGCAGGGACTGGTTATGAATGTAGGGGAAGCGGTCCGCGAACAGGCCCACAGCATCCTGCGCGAATATGGAATCGCCGACAACGACTTCCTCGTATGCTTCCAGTTGGGAGCAAGCGACAAGGACAAGCGCTGGCCCGTGCAGCAGTTTGCCCGTCTTGCCGGATTCCTCAAGGAAAAGTACAACGCCAAGATCGCCTTGCTGGGCGTTTCCGCCGAGGCCTACCTAGGCCAGGAATTCGAGCGACTTGCTCCCGGAGTAGCGGTCCCCCTTTTCGGGAAGACTTCGGTGCCGCAACTTGCGGAAGTGCTGCGCCGGTCGCGCGTCCTCGTTACGAACGACACGGGCACGATGCATATTGCCGCTGCAATGCAATGCCCCATTGTGTTGGTCTCCGTGGGGTACGTCCATTTTCGCGAGACCGGCCCCTACGGGGCAGGGCACATCGCGATTGAGCGCCGCCGCAGCAGCGTTGGACGCTCCGATATTCGCGAGTCCATTCGATCCGATGAGATCACTCCCGAGCAGGTGTTGAAGGCCGTCGAATTGGTTGTCGAACGCGAAAGTTCTGATGCGATTCCTTCCATCGACGATACGCCGAGCTTCTCGGATGTCGACATCTACTACTCCGGCTTCGCGCCGGACGGTTGCCTCGAATGGTACCCGGTCGTTCGCCGGCCCATGCAGGAACTCGATTTCATTCGCATGACGTATCGCGCGATGTGGCTTGATTTTCTAAGCGAGCGATCCGAAGTAACCGGCGAGTCCGCTGCATTCACGCGCATGCTTGCGTGCTTTGACGGCGATCAACACGAGGCGCTTGAGACGTGGCGGAATGGTATGACGGAGATCATGCAGAAGCTTGTAACCGGTTCCAATACAGGTGTTCAGACTTCCGTGTCCCTCCTCAACGTGTTGCGTCAAGGCGAGAGCATGAAACGCGCGAAGGCGCTGGTGACTGAGCTTATGGACCTGGATGAGCAACTGCGGCTAATTGGTGAAGTACATCGCGTAGGCCGCCCGCTTGTGGCGATTGCGCGGTTCGAGCGTGACAACTTGGAGGGCGCCGATCCTGTGCACCTCACCCGCACCACGCGCGGGATCTACGAAGACATTCATACGCGCGCCACGCTCATGATTGAAAAGGCACACCGAATAGCGCAATTGGCTCAGGGCGAAAGTCAGAACACCGCGTCTACGTAACCGAGACACCTTCCGCGCGCTGTTCGGCCAGCGCCAATCCCCGGTGAATCTCTTCCAGCACCGTTTCGCCCAGTTTCCCCTGCTTCTTCATCCACGCGCCGGTGTTGTGCAAGGCTGTGGGCAATCCGACCAACTTCACATCGGGCTGATCTTTGTACATCATCGCGATGCGCTTATCGGGACGGCAGCGTTCGCCGTAGAACAACGTCATGGATGGGCGCTTCTCTGCCTCCAGGTAGACCTCTGGCAAGCGCCAGATGCCTTCGTGTCCCCCGACCGCGCGTTTGATCGCCATTTCCACGAAATTGGTGGCAAACGTAATGAAGGCGACTTCGTAGAACTCCTCCCAACTCCTGAACAGCAGAGGCAGATCGGTATACGCCTTAAGCTGCATCATCGGCTCAAGGTAAGCCCGGAATGGACACGGCGGACTCATCGCAATCACGTGGTCCATGCCGCAACGTGTTCCGTAGTAAATGGCGGCACACCCGCCTACCGAATCGCCCAAGGCCACATAGCGTTTGGACTTCAACTGGTCCATAACGCGAATCACTTCGCGCTCATAGAACTCGAGACCGCCTCCGCCGCCTTCCGGTTTGAGGTGATAGGCCAACCGGTGAATGTCGCGTATAAAGACAAGGTTGTAGTCGTCGCCATGCTTCATCAACAGCTTGCGGAACTCGAATGTGGGTTGTCCGGCAAACAGGAGCGCGCCCCCCGCGAACGAGAACACGGTCGTGTCGGAACCGCGATCTTCAATCAGCACATGTTCCGGCAACGCTTCCGAGCGAGCATTCTCGGTGAACATGCCCGTGGCAATTTCGCTCTCGATGGCGTCCACCACTTCTTTGGGTACAAACCTGCGAATGATAAAGCGCGCCGCCCTTTCCTTCAGCGCATACTTCTTCTTAGCCTGGGCGTTTGCCTTATCGGACATGAAATCTCCTTCCTTCATTCTTCATCAGGCCGAAACAGGGGCGCGGCGTTCGCGCGCATATGTCAAACACGAACCCAACGTTTGGCCTTCATTTCGAAGCGTGGAAGCGTCCCCTGCTCGACGAGCCGCACGGGAATACGCAACGCGAACGCAGCCCGCATCTCACGCTCGAGGGCCTCGATGAGTGCGGCCATGTCGCTCCATCCCGCTTCGGGTTCAACTTCCAACTCCAATTCTGTCATCGAACGCTTGGTCTGAACGAGTACACGGTAATCGCCAACGCCTTCGCACTTGCGCATGATGGTCTCGATGGCGCTGGGAAAGATGTTCACGCCACGCACCACCACCATGTCGTCGGTGCGCGCAAGGATTCCGCCGGGCAGCGCCATGTCGTAACGGCCACACGCGCACGGCGATTCGGGTGCAAGCACGACCAAGTCTCCGGTACGATACCGAAGTATCGGCATTGCGCCACGTCCCAGGTTCGTAAGCACCAATTCGCCCGTCTCGTACGGTTCCACCGGCTCGCCCGATTCGGGGTCGATAATCTCTGCATAGTAGCTGGATTCGATGATATGGAGAGTGCCTGCCTGAGAAGGGCACTCGAAGCTCACGGGACCAATCTCGGTCATGCCGTGATGATCGAAAACACGCGCGCCCGGCCACATCGACTCGATTCGCGCGCGCGTCGCTGGGATACTCCCCCCCGCTTCTCCCGCGACGATGATGGTCTTTACCTTTGAGCGGGACAGGTCGATCTGTTCCTCGAACGCGACTTCCGCCAAGCGTATGGCGTAGGTCGGCGTGCAGCACAAGACGGTGGTGTCGTTGTCGAGGATGGCGTTGACTCGGGCCGCACTGCTCAGCCCTCCGCCGGGAATGCACAGGCAACCGATTCGCAGGGCCGACTCAAATGCAGTCCAGAACCCCAGAAACGGCCCGAACGAAAACGCGAAATAGAGGTGATCCTTTGCGCTCACGCCTGCGGCTTGGAATACTTGTCCCCAATTGCCGAGCATCCATTCCCACGTCTCATGGGTGTCCAGCCACCGCATGGGGCTTCCTGTTGTCGCGCTGGTCTGATTGAAGCGCGTGTACCGGCTGAGCGGGTACGTCAGATTCGTACCGTAGGGCGGATTCTCCTGCTGATCCTTCACGAGCTCCGTCTTATACGTGAACGGCATTTTGCGTGAGAATTCGTCGAGACTCGCGATTTCTGTCGTGATTCCCGCCTCGAGTAACCTGCTGGAATAAAAGCGGTTACCCTGCAACAACTCACCAATCAACGCGCGCAATTGTGCGAGTTGGTGCGCCTCTAGCTGTTCTTTATCTGGAAATGCGCTTGCAGTCATTAAGCAGCCCGCCTATAAATCCTATTACGGGGTAAACGCGGGAAGTCTAGTTTCCGAAGCGAGAAGAGTCAAGAAACCGGCATGGTGCCCTCGAATCTTGATGGGGGTGATGTGTATGATCCTCCAATTCGCGCCGGGCGCCGACTGTGCTCCGAATAGCGAACTCGCCTGAGGGGAGTCGCTGTTTGGCGGGTCCCGGCGCCGGACGTGTTTTCACATTTCCAACCGACAAGCAAGCCGCTAAAAGTTGGCAAACGCACCGGGGAAACGATGAAATGCGTTCTTTGGGGGTGAATCTTTCTGTAAACAAAGGATGACACATTGAGTCTTGATTATGGCAGGACCATCCTAACGCTCGAAATGGAAGCCATTCGTAGCGTGCGGGATAGGCTTGACGAAGGTTTTGAGCGCGTGCTGGACGCGTTGCTCGCGTGCCGGGGCCGGGTCGTGGCGTCGGGCATGGGCAAAGCGGGCCAGATTGCGCACAAGGTATCCACCACGCTGGCCAG contains these protein-coding regions:
- a CDS encoding KpsF/GutQ family sugar-phosphate isomerase codes for the protein MSLDYGRTILTLEMEAIRSVRDRLDEGFERVLDALLACRGRVVASGMGKAGQIAHKVSTTLA
- a CDS encoding AMP-binding protein — translated: MTASAFPDKEQLEAHQLAQLRALIGELLQGNRFYSSRLLEAGITTEIASLDEFSRKMPFTYKTELVKDQQENPPYGTNLTYPLSRYTRFNQTSATTGSPMRWLDTHETWEWMLGNWGQVFQAAGVSAKDHLYFAFSFGPFLGFWTAFESALRIGCLCIPGGGLSSAARVNAILDNDTTVLCCTPTYAIRLAEVAFEEQIDLSRSKVKTIIVAGEAGGSIPATRARIESMWPGARVFDHHGMTEIGPVSFECPSQAGTLHIIESSYYAEIIDPESGEPVEPYETGELVLTNLGRGAMPILRYRTGDLVVLAPESPCACGRYDMALPGGILARTDDMVVVRGVNIFPSAIETIMRKCEGVGDYRVLVQTKRSMTELELEVEPEAGWSDMAALIEALEREMRAAFALRIPVRLVEQGTLPRFEMKAKRWVRV
- a CDS encoding glycosyltransferase gives rise to the protein MKPASAWIESLSSVEVPSSIALVQGPGANPSITIDGVYLHSKYRPREEAEALIDSLELAQTEPVLVVGLGLGYHVQVLLERGFDVCAVECEPAVAKLALQGSLKNTEFLLAVGCADALSRDSELLAFLKKHPQVLLHPPTARVRSAFVSEIERLVARAGIEGERLGIAVVGPMYGGSLPIAKYLADAFTALGHRTLYVDNSSIWPVYQAITQSIETRQANSQLSAMLVNLAGEWSYARVAEFDPNICIVMAQAPVGADWPARLNKNEIVTAFWFVENWRHMTYWRDIASRYDYFFHIQPGEFERQLREAGCPHHAYVQTACDPRVHKPVELTSDDERTYGCDLSFAGAGYHNRNQFFQGLTDYNFKIWGVEWQARELINHVQNPNERFGPEEFAKIVAASKINLNLHSSATHNGVDPHCDAINPRVFEIAACGGFQLCDPCRGLDTLLDPETELPVYRDLPELRALIDRFLESPEERQAFADRARSRVLRDHTYEKRAQQMLDLIVDQHGSRILSKGIRALRTVGEMAERVGVDTALGRYLQSLPKDLPFTQEAINERIPVMGTKLSYPEALFSYLREMRNSSEQILAMFEGV
- a CDS encoding glycosyltransferase family 9 protein, producing MSDCERPIRILVAQMTRMGDVLQTSPLIRSLRTRHPDGHIAVMVRRMGKSIAECNPDIDEVLVYEEDTMFQDLKSGDSDRFLHAYETAGAYATTIRDGRYDVIYNCTHSFSSAILFAAAGAPEVIGAHLSDDWRYVIRGRGPNYFFTSILHREYNNLNLCDAFRFFLVDPPASQGLVMNVGEAVREQAHSILREYGIADNDFLVCFQLGASDKDKRWPVQQFARLAGFLKEKYNAKIALLGVSAEAYLGQEFERLAPGVAVPLFGKTSVPQLAEVLRRSRVLVTNDTGTMHIAAAMQCPIVLVSVGYVHFRETGPYGAGHIAIERRRSSVGRSDIRESIRSDEITPEQVLKAVELVVERESSDAIPSIDDTPSFSDVDIYYSGFAPDGCLEWYPVVRRPMQELDFIRMTYRAMWLDFLSERSEVTGESAAFTRMLACFDGDQHEALETWRNGMTEIMQKLVTGSNTGVQTSVSLLNVLRQGESMKRAKALVTELMDLDEQLRLIGEVHRVGRPLVAIARFERDNLEGADPVHLTRTTRGIYEDIHTRATLMIEKAHRIAQLAQGESQNTAST